The following coding sequences lie in one Calidithermus timidus DSM 17022 genomic window:
- a CDS encoding carbohydrate ABC transporter permease, with amino-acid sequence MLTVRQTRLAWLLVLPTLLVVVLVAGYPLAQVFYYSFFKADIAFVERPEFVGFENYLFLLRDPDFRVAFWNTLKFTFWSVSLETILGLAIALIVHSNFKGRGLVRTAILIPWAIPTVVSAKMWQWMLNDIYGVINVIGTKLGILSSKVAFLANPNLVLPAIIAVDVWKTTPFMALLLLAGLQLIPSDIYEAADIDGASKWQQFWTLTLPLLTPALVVALIFRTLDALRVFDVIFVMTGVNTATKSLAVYNRQTLIDFQDLGYGSAISVAILVIIMIFVVLYMRFVGGVGRHD; translated from the coding sequence ATGCTAACTGTCCGTCAAACCCGCTTGGCCTGGCTGCTGGTGCTTCCAACCTTGCTGGTGGTGGTCCTGGTAGCGGGTTATCCCTTGGCCCAGGTGTTTTACTACTCCTTTTTCAAGGCCGATATCGCTTTTGTCGAGCGGCCCGAGTTCGTGGGCTTTGAAAACTACCTCTTCCTGCTGCGGGACCCCGATTTTCGCGTTGCTTTCTGGAACACCCTGAAGTTCACCTTCTGGTCGGTGAGCCTCGAGACCATTCTGGGTCTGGCCATCGCCCTCATCGTGCACTCCAACTTCAAGGGGCGGGGTCTGGTGCGCACCGCCATCCTCATCCCCTGGGCCATTCCCACGGTGGTCTCGGCCAAGATGTGGCAGTGGATGCTCAACGATATCTATGGCGTCATCAACGTCATCGGGACCAAGCTGGGCATCCTGAGCAGTAAGGTGGCCTTCCTGGCCAACCCGAACCTGGTGCTGCCTGCGATCATCGCGGTGGACGTGTGGAAGACCACTCCCTTTATGGCTTTGCTGCTTTTGGCCGGGCTGCAACTCATCCCCTCCGACATCTATGAAGCCGCCGACATCGACGGGGCGAGCAAGTGGCAGCAGTTCTGGACCCTTACCCTGCCCCTCCTGACCCCGGCTTTGGTGGTGGCCCTGATCTTCCGCACCCTCGACGCGCTGCGGGTCTTCGACGTGATCTTCGTGATGACGGGCGTCAACACGGCCACCAAGAGCCTGGCGGTCTACAACCGACAAACCCTCATCGACTTCCAGGATTTGGGCTATGGATCGGCTATATCGGTGGCGATCCTGGTGATCATCATGATTTTCGTGGTGCTGTACATGCGCTTCGTGGGGGGGGTGGGGCGTCATGACTAA
- a CDS encoding carbohydrate ABC transporter permease, with protein sequence MTKGPWLIVRRLLFYALVVFVVVYSVFPFYWAVISSFKPSDALFSSNPSFLPIPFTLSQYENVFSGAAFGRNLINSLIVAGFATLISLVLGVLSAYALGRLRFPPKNAVLYIVLAMTMFPQVSVLSGMFVLLRQLGLFNTYGGLIFSYLLFTLPFTIWVLTGYFRGLPRELEEAAYVDGATPMQTLLRVMLPLTGPGLVTTGLLAFIQAWNEYLFALTFTIGNEVKTVPVAIASFGGATPFEIPWGSIMAASVVVTVPLVIMVLVFQQRIVAGLTAGAVKG encoded by the coding sequence ATGACTAAAGGGCCCTGGCTCATCGTCCGGCGCCTTCTGTTCTATGCGCTGGTGGTCTTCGTGGTGGTCTACAGCGTCTTCCCCTTCTACTGGGCGGTGATCTCGAGCTTCAAACCCAGCGACGCGCTCTTCAGCTCCAACCCCAGCTTCCTGCCCATCCCCTTCACGCTCTCACAGTACGAGAACGTCTTCAGCGGCGCGGCCTTCGGGCGCAACCTGATCAACTCGCTCATCGTGGCGGGCTTTGCTACCCTGATCTCGCTGGTGCTGGGCGTGCTCTCGGCCTACGCATTGGGCCGCCTGCGCTTCCCGCCTAAGAACGCGGTGCTCTACATCGTGCTGGCCATGACCATGTTCCCGCAGGTTTCGGTGCTTTCGGGCATGTTCGTGTTGCTGCGCCAGCTGGGCCTGTTCAACACCTATGGCGGCCTGATCTTCTCCTACTTGCTCTTCACGCTGCCCTTCACCATCTGGGTGCTGACGGGCTATTTCCGGGGGTTGCCACGGGAGCTCGAGGAGGCCGCCTACGTCGATGGGGCCACCCCCATGCAGACCTTGCTGCGGGTGATGCTGCCCCTCACCGGCCCCGGCCTGGTCACCACCGGCCTGCTGGCCTTCATCCAGGCCTGGAACGAGTACCTCTTCGCCCTGACCTTCACCATCGGCAACGAAGTCAAGACGGTGCCGGTTGCCATTGCCTCCTTTGGCGGGGCCACGCCCTTCGAGATCCCCTGGGGCTCGATCATGGCGGCTTCGGTCGTCGTGACGGTGCCGCTGGTAATCATGGTGCTGGTGTTCCAGCAGCGCATCGTGGCAGGGCTTACGGCGGGGGCGGTGAAGGGGTAG
- a CDS encoding ABC transporter ATP-binding protein, whose product MAGIRVENIVKLFGKVKALGGVSLEVRDQEFVVLLGPSGCGKTTLLRIIAGLEHPDSGRVFIGDREVTALAPRSRKIAMVFQNYAVFPHLTVFENIAFGLRMQKAPPERIRAQVERAATLMHIEGLLGRYPAQLSGGQRQRVAVARALAVEPEVLLMDEPLSNLDALLRLEMRAELKRLLAESRTTTLYVTHDQVEAMSLADRIAVMNAGRVVQYDEPMKIYQEPADTFVGGFIGSPPMNFLRLPVEGNQAQIQSLTLELPSPPPGKDVLLGVRPEDLEAHLEPHPQSFPARVLVVEPLGPHLLLTLTYEQQPLKVTVPPDFAAKPGQTLWLRPQSGRLRWLDPASGQSLTHARQA is encoded by the coding sequence ATGGCCGGAATTCGAGTGGAAAACATCGTAAAGCTCTTCGGTAAGGTCAAAGCCCTGGGTGGGGTCTCACTCGAGGTGCGCGACCAGGAATTCGTGGTACTGCTGGGGCCTTCGGGCTGCGGTAAGACCACGCTGTTGCGCATTATCGCCGGGCTCGAGCACCCTGATAGTGGGCGGGTGTTCATCGGAGATCGCGAGGTGACGGCGCTTGCACCACGCTCGCGCAAGATCGCGATGGTCTTCCAAAACTACGCGGTCTTTCCCCACCTCACCGTCTTCGAGAACATCGCCTTCGGGCTCAGGATGCAAAAGGCCCCGCCGGAGCGCATCAGGGCCCAGGTGGAGCGGGCCGCCACACTCATGCACATCGAGGGCCTGCTGGGGCGCTACCCCGCGCAGCTCTCGGGCGGACAGCGCCAGCGGGTGGCGGTGGCCCGCGCCCTGGCCGTCGAGCCCGAGGTGCTGCTGATGGACGAGCCCCTCTCCAACCTCGACGCGCTGCTGCGCCTGGAGATGCGGGCCGAGCTCAAGCGCCTGCTGGCCGAAAGCCGCACCACCACCCTCTACGTGACCCACGACCAAGTGGAAGCCATGAGCCTGGCCGACCGCATCGCGGTGATGAACGCCGGGCGCGTGGTGCAGTACGACGAACCAATGAAGATCTATCAGGAGCCTGCCGATACCTTCGTGGGCGGCTTCATCGGCAGCCCGCCGATGAATTTCCTGCGGCTGCCGGTGGAGGGCAACCAGGCTCAGATCCAATCGCTGACCCTGGAGTTACCCTCCCCCCCACCGGGCAAGGACGTCTTGCTGGGGGTGCGGCCCGAAGATCTCGAGGCCCACCTCGAGCCCCACCCCCAGAGCTTTCCCGCTCGTGTCCTGGTGGTCGAGCCGCTGGGACCGCACCTGCTGCTGACGCTGACCTACGAGCAGCAGCCGCTCAAGGTCACGGTGCCTCCTGACTTCGCCGCCAAACCCGGACAAACCCTCTGGCTCAGGCCTCAGTCGGGCCGCTTGCGCTGGCTCGACCCGGCGAGCGGCCAATCGCTCACGCACGCGAGGCAGGCATGA
- a CDS encoding MGH1-like glycoside hydrolase domain-containing protein → MKTRESLDQEAIGILRANDRGGFTVPTAGLYPFQWLWDAGFTALGWMRVDEARAWQELELLFQGQWASGMLPHIVFHKAASSYFPGPERWGTHHTPPTSGITQPPVVATFVRWMLERAQDQALAEEKARTLYPRILAYHRWFKRERDPRDTGLMTTFHPWETGADNSPAWDQALARVPVDPDLPPYTRRDTSHVDPSQRPHKAEYDRFLSLLEIYKRAGYDQLRLHRECPFRVVSLLIDCALHRANRDLLWLSQRFGFGDEAEIEGWLRTSGPAIESLWDEESGLYHNYDLVQNAPIRVGTNASFLPLYAGTASPERAERLAHTLEAWGRQVRYLVPSTDPTHPKFEPQRYWRGPVWAVVNRLIATGFREYGHLALAERLRQDTRDLAEVSGFSEYYHPVSGAGLGGRNFSWTAAMWLDWAAEGADG, encoded by the coding sequence ATGAAGACACGAGAATCGCTGGATCAGGAGGCCATCGGCATCCTCAGGGCCAACGACCGCGGCGGCTTCACCGTTCCCACCGCCGGGCTCTACCCCTTTCAGTGGCTTTGGGACGCGGGTTTCACCGCGTTGGGCTGGATGAGGGTCGACGAAGCGCGGGCCTGGCAGGAGCTCGAGCTGCTCTTCCAGGGCCAGTGGGCAAGCGGGATGCTACCCCACATCGTCTTCCACAAGGCGGCGTCGAGCTATTTTCCGGGCCCCGAGCGCTGGGGAACCCACCACACCCCGCCCACCTCGGGCATCACCCAGCCGCCGGTGGTGGCGACCTTCGTGCGCTGGATGCTCGAGCGGGCCCAGGACCAGGCCCTGGCCGAGGAAAAAGCCAGAACCCTCTACCCTAGAATCCTGGCCTACCACCGCTGGTTCAAGCGCGAGCGCGACCCCCGGGACACCGGCCTCATGACCACCTTCCACCCCTGGGAGACAGGGGCCGACAACAGTCCGGCCTGGGACCAGGCCCTAGCCCGCGTCCCGGTAGACCCCGACCTCCCGCCCTACACCCGCCGCGACACCAGCCACGTAGACCCCAGCCAACGCCCGCACAAGGCCGAGTACGACCGCTTCTTGTCGCTGCTGGAAATCTACAAGCGCGCCGGTTACGATCAGCTACGCCTGCACCGCGAGTGCCCCTTCCGCGTGGTCAGCCTGCTCATCGACTGCGCGCTGCACCGCGCCAACCGCGACCTGCTGTGGCTCTCGCAGCGTTTCGGCTTTGGCGACGAGGCCGAGATCGAGGGCTGGCTCCGGACCAGCGGACCCGCCATCGAAAGCCTATGGGACGAGGAGAGCGGGCTCTACCACAACTACGACCTCGTGCAGAACGCGCCCATCCGCGTCGGCACCAACGCCTCCTTCCTACCGCTATACGCGGGGACCGCCAGCCCCGAGCGGGCCGAGCGGCTGGCCCATACCCTCGAGGCCTGGGGCCGCCAGGTGCGCTACCTGGTGCCCAGCACCGACCCCACCCACCCCAAGTTCGAGCCCCAGCGCTACTGGCGCGGCCCGGTGTGGGCGGTGGTCAACCGTCTCATCGCCACTGGCTTCCGCGAGTACGGCCACCTCGCCCTCGCCGAGCGCTTGCGCCAGGACACCCGCGATCTGGCCGAAGTCTCGGGTTTCAGCGAGTACTACCACCCCGTGAGCGGCGCCGGGCTGGGTGGGAGGAATTTCTCCTGGACGGCGGCGATGTGGCTGGACTGGGCGGCGGAGGGTGCTGATGGCTAA
- a CDS encoding zinc-binding dehydrogenase, whose protein sequence is MARRLIFTAPRQIGFEDYDDPPLGPEEVRVRTLYSGISAGTELTAYRGTNPYVHKRWDPKRRLFLADAAPSTPYPLRGWGYEEVGEVVEAGSAAGDLPPGTRVFGVWSHTTHAVLSAAYLRPRQLPEGLDPLLGIFSRIGSIALNGVHDARIRLGETVAVFGLGALGQIVAQMARASGALVIGVDLHPARLELARRLGTPVTLDARAVKVAEAIKDLTGGRGADVCLEVTGSTQALNEAIRAAAYSARVVAMGFFQGEAQGLRLGEEFHHNRINLVCSQISGPDPELKYRWDDVRQAQTAIRLQHEGVLNLRPLVTHVRPFEEAAALFEALDQTPEQVVQAVLEFPQP, encoded by the coding sequence GTGGCACGACGACTGATCTTCACCGCCCCCCGCCAGATCGGCTTCGAGGACTACGACGACCCGCCCCTGGGGCCGGAGGAGGTGCGGGTGCGCACGCTCTACTCCGGGATCAGCGCGGGGACCGAACTCACTGCGTACCGCGGCACCAACCCCTACGTCCACAAGCGCTGGGACCCCAAGCGGCGGCTTTTCCTCGCCGACGCCGCCCCCAGCACGCCCTATCCCCTACGCGGGTGGGGCTACGAGGAGGTGGGCGAGGTGGTGGAGGCGGGCTCCGCCGCCGGCGACCTGCCCCCCGGGACGCGGGTATTCGGGGTGTGGAGCCACACCACCCACGCCGTACTGAGCGCGGCCTACCTGCGGCCCCGGCAGCTTCCCGAGGGCCTCGACCCCTTGCTGGGCATCTTCTCGCGCATCGGCTCCATCGCGCTCAACGGCGTCCACGACGCGCGCATCCGGCTGGGCGAGACGGTGGCGGTGTTCGGGCTGGGGGCGCTGGGCCAGATCGTGGCGCAGATGGCCCGGGCTTCGGGGGCTTTGGTGATCGGGGTGGACCTGCACCCGGCGCGCCTCGAGCTCGCCCGGAGGCTGGGCACCCCCGTCACCCTCGACGCCCGCGCCGTCAAGGTGGCCGAGGCCATCAAGGACCTCACCGGCGGGCGCGGGGCCGACGTGTGCCTCGAGGTCACGGGCTCGACCCAGGCCCTGAACGAGGCCATCCGGGCGGCGGCCTACTCGGCGCGGGTGGTGGCGATGGGCTTCTTCCAGGGCGAGGCCCAGGGCCTGCGGCTGGGCGAGGAGTTCCATCACAACCGCATCAACCTCGTCTGCTCGCAGATCTCCGGCCCCGACCCCGAGCTCAAGTACCGCTGGGACGACGTGCGCCAGGCCCAGACCGCCATCCGGCTCCAGCACGAGGGCGTGCTCAACCTGCGCCCCCTCGTCACCCACGTCCGGCCCTTCGAGGAGGCCGCTGCGCTCTTCGAAGCCCTCGACCAGACCCCCGAGCAGGTGGTGCAGGCCGTGCTGGAGTTCCCACAACCATGA
- a CDS encoding glycoside hydrolase family 36 protein, whose translation MRPLLEDHALSLRSSRVALRRCYPVVNGTTHRAEPTHVRKDAHGLSLEYALPEGRFGLEARVEGDRCRVSYRLEGSPADLVLDSFGLHFARLEGVRAALRQGYHSWDGAEYVDLEAIPQPRTGYALTQLLPREGPGSAVLGFERHDRFQHRFTLAPDGLTVETLWDRKAPGPGGRCASETLLAFAHAGVEAALREWARAVAQAADPPPRRPPEPITGWCSWYNLYGSISEENLLEHLRGVGEVARREGLPMRVFQIDDGFTPEMGDWLEVRPQFPRGMKPLLDDVRAAGFVPGLWIAPFVVGNRSRLYRLHPDWVVRDRQTGGPLVQMRFYGEFRWHKRSEEYYVLDATHPEALEHLRQVLRTWRREWGCAYFKTDFMFFGMEHGPDRALHHTPGLTRVEIWRTVARMIRQEIGEALWVGCGAPLWPSVGLVDGIRTGRDVGAEWPPDARERLHGLALRNFGNHLLWEADPDCVLLRERFHHLSPLEQESLTRFAAMMGGVMLTSDALDELSPARLELWRQCLEAAPGGCRFPLLGTGDPVLVQVRGNPAHGAAVFLFNPTDEPAPRRYPLADLGLEPPLFALDPAKGPPGQGPLEELTLELPPHQGTLLFLSRERLEHVPERLP comes from the coding sequence ATGAGGCCGCTGCTCGAGGACCACGCCCTGAGCCTGCGTTCGTCCCGCGTCGCGCTGCGCCGGTGCTACCCGGTGGTGAACGGGACGACGCACCGCGCCGAGCCCACGCACGTCCGGAAGGATGCGCACGGGTTGAGCCTCGAGTACGCCCTCCCCGAGGGCCGCTTCGGCCTGGAGGCGCGGGTAGAGGGCGACCGCTGCCGGGTGAGCTACCGGCTCGAGGGCTCCCCCGCCGATCTCGTCCTCGACAGCTTCGGGCTGCACTTCGCGCGGCTGGAGGGGGTGCGGGCCGCCCTGCGCCAGGGCTACCACAGTTGGGACGGGGCGGAGTACGTAGACCTCGAGGCCATCCCCCAACCCCGCACCGGCTACGCCCTGACCCAGTTGCTCCCCCGCGAAGGCCCGGGCAGCGCGGTGCTGGGTTTCGAGCGGCACGACCGCTTCCAGCACCGCTTCACGCTGGCCCCGGACGGCCTGACCGTCGAGACCCTCTGGGACCGCAAGGCCCCTGGCCCCGGCGGGCGCTGCGCTTCGGAGACCCTGCTGGCCTTCGCCCACGCCGGGGTCGAGGCGGCGCTGCGGGAGTGGGCCCGGGCCGTTGCCCAGGCCGCCGACCCGCCCCCGCGCCGCCCCCCTGAGCCCATCACCGGCTGGTGCTCGTGGTACAACCTCTACGGCTCGATCAGCGAGGAGAACCTGCTCGAGCACCTGCGGGGCGTGGGGGAAGTGGCCCGGCGCGAAGGGCTGCCCATGCGGGTCTTCCAGATCGACGACGGCTTCACCCCCGAGATGGGCGACTGGCTCGAGGTCAGGCCGCAGTTCCCCCGCGGGATGAAGCCCCTGCTCGACGACGTCCGGGCCGCCGGCTTCGTCCCGGGCCTGTGGATCGCGCCCTTCGTGGTGGGCAACCGCAGCCGCCTCTACCGCCTTCACCCGGATTGGGTGGTGCGCGACCGGCAGACCGGCGGCCCGCTGGTGCAGATGCGCTTTTACGGCGAGTTCCGCTGGCACAAGCGCAGCGAGGAGTATTACGTCCTCGACGCCACCCACCCCGAGGCGCTCGAGCACCTGCGCCAGGTCTTGCGCACCTGGCGGCGGGAGTGGGGCTGCGCCTACTTCAAGACCGACTTCATGTTCTTCGGCATGGAACACGGCCCCGACCGCGCCCTCCACCACACCCCCGGCCTCACCCGCGTCGAGATCTGGCGCACGGTGGCCCGGATGATCCGCCAGGAGATCGGGGAGGCGCTGTGGGTGGGCTGCGGCGCCCCCCTATGGCCCTCGGTGGGGCTCGTGGACGGCATCCGCACCGGGCGGGACGTGGGGGCCGAGTGGCCGCCCGACGCCCGCGAGCGGCTGCACGGGCTGGCGCTGCGCAACTTCGGCAACCACCTGCTGTGGGAGGCCGACCCCGACTGCGTGCTGCTGCGCGAGCGCTTCCACCACCTGAGCCCCCTCGAGCAGGAATCCCTGACCCGCTTCGCCGCGATGATGGGCGGGGTCATGCTCACCAGCGACGCCCTCGACGAGCTCTCCCCCGCCCGCCTCGAGCTGTGGCGGCAGTGCCTGGAGGCCGCCCCCGGCGGCTGCCGCTTCCCCCTGCTCGGCACCGGCGACCCGGTGCTCGTGCAGGTGCGCGGCAACCCGGCCCACGGAGCAGCCGTCTTCCTCTTCAACCCCACCGACGAGCCCGCCCCCCGGCGCTACCCCCTGGCCGACCTCGGCCTCGAGCCCCCCCTTTTCGCCCTCGACCCGGCCAAAGGCCCCCCAGGACAGGGACCCCTCGAGGAGCTGACGCTCGAACTCCCCCCACACCAGGGCACCCTGCTGTTCCTAAGCCGCGAGCGGCTCGAGCACGTCCCCGAGCGGCTGCCGTGA
- a CDS encoding sugar phosphorylase encodes MSIPSEIAHRMLEHLEFLYPPQARSVLEQLLQLLEAFPKTGAVSSPGRWSEKDAILITYGDQIRAKDEPPLRTLHGFLRDHLQGVFSGVHILPFYPATSDDGFSVTDFKAVAPGWGDWSDIEAIGKDFRLMVDLVCNHVSASSPWFQGFLQGNPKYRDYFITAPPDTDLSAVFRPRALPLLTPFQTPSGEKLVWTTFSPDQIDLNYANPEVLLEVVSALLHYVRHGAQLIRLDAVGFIWKEIGSSCMHLEGTHRIVKLLRLVLDAVAPWVLLVTETNVPHRDNVAYFGNGQDEAQMVYQFPLPPLVLHTFRTGDATKLAQWAATLEPPSPHTTFFNFLASHDGLGVVPAGGILEPVEIAALMQMALDHGGRVNYKDTPEGPVPYELCLTLFDALNHPYLEQPEPESLQIARFMAANAILLSLQGVPGVYVHSLFGSPSDHKALAESGINRRLNRHKFTKEELGELLSDPGSRASKVLAAYTHLLRVRASHPAFHPNAPQQVLPSKEVLRIVRGSGEQSVGCYINVTSRSQVVSRVGRDLVSGKWFTGILRPYQAAWVVDE; translated from the coding sequence ATGTCGATTCCTTCCGAGATTGCCCACCGGATGTTGGAGCACCTCGAGTTCCTCTATCCCCCTCAGGCCAGGAGCGTGCTCGAGCAGCTTCTGCAGCTGCTCGAGGCTTTCCCCAAGACCGGGGCCGTCTCGAGCCCTGGGCGCTGGAGCGAGAAGGACGCCATCCTCATCACCTACGGCGACCAGATCCGGGCGAAGGATGAGCCCCCGCTGCGAACCCTGCACGGCTTCCTACGCGACCACCTGCAGGGGGTGTTCTCCGGGGTGCACATCCTACCCTTCTACCCCGCCACCTCCGACGACGGCTTTAGCGTGACGGACTTCAAGGCCGTCGCGCCGGGGTGGGGGGACTGGTCGGACATCGAGGCCATCGGGAAGGACTTCCGATTGATGGTGGATTTGGTGTGCAACCACGTCTCGGCCTCGAGCCCCTGGTTCCAGGGCTTCTTGCAAGGTAACCCCAAGTACCGCGACTACTTCATCACCGCCCCGCCCGACACCGACCTCAGCGCGGTGTTCCGGCCCCGGGCCCTGCCCCTGCTCACCCCCTTCCAGACCCCTAGCGGCGAGAAGCTAGTCTGGACGACCTTCTCCCCCGACCAGATCGACCTCAACTACGCCAACCCCGAGGTGCTGCTCGAGGTCGTCTCGGCCCTACTGCACTACGTGCGCCACGGGGCACAGCTCATCCGGCTCGACGCGGTGGGCTTCATCTGGAAGGAGATCGGCAGCTCCTGCATGCACCTCGAGGGCACCCACCGCATCGTCAAGCTGCTGCGCCTGGTGCTCGACGCCGTAGCCCCCTGGGTGCTGCTCGTCACCGAGACCAACGTGCCGCACCGCGACAACGTCGCCTACTTCGGCAACGGGCAGGACGAGGCGCAGATGGTTTACCAGTTCCCGCTGCCGCCACTGGTACTGCACACCTTCCGCACCGGCGACGCCACTAAGCTCGCGCAGTGGGCCGCCACCCTCGAGCCCCCCTCCCCCCACACCACCTTCTTCAACTTCCTCGCCTCGCACGACGGGCTGGGCGTGGTGCCCGCGGGCGGCATCCTCGAGCCCGTCGAGATCGCGGCCCTCATGCAGATGGCCCTCGACCACGGCGGCCGGGTCAACTACAAGGACACTCCTGAGGGCCCGGTGCCCTACGAGCTGTGCCTGACGCTTTTCGACGCCCTCAACCACCCCTACCTCGAGCAGCCCGAGCCCGAAAGCCTGCAGATCGCCCGCTTCATGGCGGCCAACGCCATCCTGCTCAGCCTCCAGGGGGTGCCCGGTGTCTACGTCCACAGCCTCTTCGGCTCGCCCTCCGACCACAAGGCGCTGGCGGAGAGCGGCATCAACCGGCGGCTCAACCGGCACAAGTTCACGAAGGAGGAGCTCGGCGAGCTGCTCAGCGACCCCGGCTCGAGGGCCTCGAAGGTGCTGGCGGCCTACACCCACCTCCTGCGCGTGCGCGCCTCCCACCCCGCCTTCCACCCCAACGCCCCCCAGCAGGTCCTGCCCTCCAAGGAGGTGCTGCGTATCGTGCGCGGCAGCGGCGAGCAGAGCGTGGGCTGCTATATCAACGTCACGTCCCGCTCGCAGGTGGTCAGCCGGGTGGGCCGCGACCTCGTCAGCGGGAAGTGGTTCACGGGCATCCTCCGGCCCTACCAGGCGGCCTGGGTGGTGGACGAGTAG
- a CDS encoding Gfo/Idh/MocA family protein: protein MKRLRVGILGCGGIARAHARVLLELQGEARLVAFCDRNLHKAQALAAEFTDGKAAVFADHHALLEHAGLDLLIVALPPYGHSDEVEQAARRGVHLLIEKPIALELPLAWRMVEAAEQAGIKTQVGFMYRFGEALERLQSLDTGPVGLVSARYFCNALHAPWWRDRARSGGQMVEQVIHLFDLLRYLLGDPVTVYAKAANLFHRDTPGYTAEDVSATVAAFEGGALGVVYATNGAIPGRWIKDFRLVAQKLTADFTDPNRATFHFTTGPEQPPLEVGSARDLFLAQMHDLIRAIRDDRPARTPIREGAKSLEFALAARQSAETGQEVRLR, encoded by the coding sequence ATGAAGCGCCTTCGTGTCGGCATCCTCGGCTGCGGCGGCATCGCCCGCGCCCACGCGCGAGTGCTGCTCGAGCTGCAGGGCGAAGCCCGGCTCGTCGCCTTCTGCGACCGCAACCTCCACAAGGCCCAGGCCCTCGCCGCGGAGTTCACCGACGGCAAGGCCGCCGTCTTCGCCGACCACCACGCCCTGCTCGAGCACGCCGGCCTCGACCTCCTGATCGTCGCCCTGCCGCCCTACGGCCACTCCGACGAGGTGGAGCAGGCCGCACGGCGCGGGGTCCACCTGCTTATCGAGAAGCCCATCGCCCTCGAGCTCCCCCTGGCCTGGCGCATGGTGGAGGCCGCCGAGCAGGCGGGCATCAAGACCCAGGTGGGCTTCATGTACCGCTTCGGGGAGGCGCTCGAGCGCCTGCAAAGCCTGGACACCGGCCCCGTCGGGCTCGTCAGCGCCCGCTACTTCTGCAATGCCCTGCACGCCCCCTGGTGGCGCGACCGGGCCCGCTCGGGGGGGCAGATGGTCGAGCAGGTGATCCACCTCTTCGACCTGCTGCGCTACCTGCTGGGCGACCCCGTGACGGTCTACGCCAAGGCCGCCAACCTCTTCCACCGCGACACCCCCGGCTACACCGCCGAGGACGTGAGCGCCACCGTCGCCGCCTTCGAGGGGGGCGCGCTGGGCGTGGTCTACGCCACCAACGGGGCCATCCCGGGCCGCTGGATCAAGGACTTCCGTCTGGTCGCGCAGAAGCTCACCGCCGACTTCACCGACCCCAACCGCGCCACCTTCCACTTCACTACCGGCCCCGAGCAACCCCCCCTCGAGGTCGGGTCGGCCCGCGACCTCTTCCTGGCCCAGATGCACGACCTCATCCGGGCCATCCGCGACGACCGCCCCGCCCGCACGCCCATCCGGGAGGGCGCGAAGTCGCTCGAGTTCGCCCTGGCCGCCCGCCAGTCCGCCGAGACCGGGCAGGAGGTGCGGCTGCGATGA